In a genomic window of Allomeiothermus silvanus DSM 9946:
- a CDS encoding patatin-like phospholipase family protein yields the protein MGLVVALGGGGIRGIAHLAILEALRREGIPIRALAGSSAGALAAAMYAFDLPLDPQLVLQNLYDPDVERLAQSGTLRQMARLVAFLRKPHLSEGAGLRSGYARLFGERRLEESPIPLALVAADLRTGEAVALREGLVSEALKASSAIPSVFPPVVWDGRLLVDGDVAEKVPVTVARSLAAGPVLAVDISNPYPPVEPKTALEAALQAGEASRRRLLQLALDKADLVIRLDPPQAIETFDTRQAEYIYQLGQERIEAALPAIRALLRAPAPANRRWWEGWLRRRAR from the coding sequence ATGGGTCTGGTAGTGGCTTTAGGGGGCGGGGGCATTCGCGGCATCGCCCACCTGGCGATCCTGGAGGCACTCCGCCGCGAGGGCATTCCCATCCGGGCGCTGGCAGGAAGTTCGGCGGGGGCTTTGGCAGCAGCCATGTACGCCTTCGATCTTCCGCTCGACCCGCAGCTAGTGCTGCAAAACCTCTACGATCCTGACGTAGAGCGGCTGGCGCAATCCGGGACCTTGCGGCAGATGGCCCGGCTGGTGGCTTTTCTCCGTAAACCCCACCTATCCGAGGGAGCTGGGCTGCGTAGCGGTTATGCTCGGCTTTTTGGCGAACGTCGGCTTGAAGAAAGCCCGATTCCCCTAGCCCTGGTCGCCGCCGATTTGCGCACCGGGGAGGCGGTAGCGCTGCGCGAAGGCCTGGTCTCGGAAGCCCTGAAAGCCAGCAGCGCCATTCCCAGCGTCTTTCCTCCGGTGGTGTGGGACGGGCGACTCCTGGTGGACGGGGACGTGGCGGAAAAGGTACCGGTGACGGTGGCCCGCTCGCTCGCGGCGGGGCCGGTGCTAGCAGTAGACATCTCCAACCCGTATCCCCCGGTGGAACCCAAAACCGCCCTCGAGGCCGCTTTGCAGGCCGGAGAGGCCTCACGAAGGCGCCTGCTGCAACTCGCTTTGGACAAAGCCGATCTGGTGATCCGGCTAGACCCTCCACAGGCCATCGAGACCTTCGACACCCGTCAGGCAGAGTACATCTACCAGCTGGGCCAAGAGCGCATCGAGGCAGCCCTGCCCGCCATCCGCGCCCTCTTACGAGCGCCTGCGCCAGCTAACCGCCGCTGGTGGGAAGGCTGGCTACGGCGCAGGGCGCGCTAG
- the trpC gene encoding indole-3-glycerol phosphate synthase TrpC, producing MRWAHVPGVLGEIVRRRWEEVLPLVGSPLPEPPTVPSFGGALAEPGLSLIAEVKRKSPSQGDIAQLDPAQVARQYAEGGARAISVLTEPHYFAGSDQDLRKVRGAVNLPLLRKDFTVHPYQLAEARSLGASAALLIVAVLREETASFLEAAHQAGIEALVEVHDEAELEIALEAGATILGINNRDLTTLEINLETAPRLGRLARQRGYSGLLVAESGYGRKEEIVPLEGLFDAVLVGTSLARSGSWRQAVEVLMGRGIFS from the coding sequence ATGCGCTGGGCTCACGTACCGGGAGTTTTAGGGGAGATCGTTCGGCGGCGATGGGAGGAAGTGCTTCCCCTGGTCGGCTCGCCATTGCCCGAACCGCCCACGGTTCCCTCATTCGGTGGGGCGCTGGCTGAGCCTGGCTTGTCCTTGATCGCTGAGGTCAAACGCAAAAGCCCCTCCCAGGGGGATATCGCCCAACTCGACCCGGCCCAGGTCGCCCGCCAGTACGCCGAGGGTGGGGCTCGGGCCATCAGCGTACTGACCGAGCCTCACTACTTTGCGGGTTCCGACCAGGACTTGCGGAAGGTGCGGGGGGCAGTGAACTTGCCCCTCTTGCGCAAAGACTTCACCGTGCATCCCTATCAACTCGCTGAGGCCCGCAGCCTTGGGGCCTCGGCGGCGCTGCTGATCGTGGCGGTATTGCGCGAAGAGACCGCAAGTTTCCTCGAGGCCGCCCACCAGGCCGGAATAGAGGCCTTGGTAGAGGTGCACGACGAGGCCGAACTGGAAATTGCCCTGGAGGCGGGCGCGACCATCTTGGGCATCAACAACCGCGACCTCACCACCCTCGAGATCAACCTCGAGACCGCCCCCCGCCTAGGCCGGCTAGCCCGGCAGCGCGGATACTCGGGCCTCTTGGTGGCCGAGTCGGGGTATGGGCGCAAAGAAGAAATCGTTCCACTGGAGGGGCTTTTCGACGCGGTGCTGGTGGGAACCAGCCTGGCCCGTAGCGGCAGCTGGCGCCAAGCCGTCGAGGTTCTGATGGGCCGAGGGATATTTTCGTAG
- a CDS encoding TRAP transporter permease, with the protein MAEDNRALEIVEESELGGRKPKGYSRWLIFAVAVSWSVFQLWATWTGTLDPLKLRAIHLAFALALAFLVYPFSKKSPRDRVPWADWLLAGLGVAGALYVVVEYYGITQLRGGVPNQLDSVMATLTVLVLLAASWRVLGKALPIIAAVFLLYALTGPKGTFHFSLPSFLQLHAGFTWPQAVGQLYLTTEGLWGTPIGVSATFVFLFVLFGALLDKAGAGQFLIQIAYSLLGTFRGGPAKAAVVASGLHGMVSGSSVSNVVTVGTLTIPLMKRVGYPAETAGAIEVAGGSNGQLMPPVMGAAAFIMAEYLSIPYSQLIVYAAVPAVLAYATLFVVVHLEALRLGLKGVPRSELPAAGPILRSGFHYLIPLGYLIYSLVVVHMTPERAAFNTVLLIGLLIFLQEAWRALRGGQGALHGLRRGAGLILEGLEAAGRGMVGIALATASAGIIVGVVTITGIGFGLSDIVQALSMGNIIAVLVMTQIICLILGMGLPTTANYIVMASLVVPVVLNLAEKSGLQVPAVAAHLFVFYFGIMADSTPPVALAAYAASAIAKSDFWRTGVQGFIYEMRTAFLAYMFFFNPKLLLIGVNGFLDGLEVVLSGFVGMVAFASGVMGFLHRPLGLLQRLLLLGAAVALVTPGIQSDLVGAGLLLLVYIWQRMASARAELRQGSNS; encoded by the coding sequence ATGGCCGAGGACAATCGTGCCTTGGAAATTGTAGAAGAGTCTGAGCTAGGGGGGCGTAAACCCAAGGGTTACAGCCGTTGGTTGATCTTCGCCGTCGCCGTTTCATGGAGCGTGTTCCAGCTGTGGGCTACCTGGACTGGAACCCTGGATCCGCTGAAGCTGCGCGCCATCCACTTGGCTTTTGCCCTGGCCTTGGCTTTTTTGGTCTACCCCTTTTCCAAAAAAAGCCCCAGGGATCGGGTTCCCTGGGCGGACTGGCTGCTGGCGGGTTTGGGGGTGGCCGGGGCGCTTTATGTGGTGGTGGAGTACTACGGCATTACCCAGCTGCGGGGTGGGGTGCCGAACCAGCTCGACAGCGTCATGGCTACCCTGACCGTGTTGGTTTTGTTGGCGGCCAGCTGGCGTGTTTTAGGCAAAGCACTACCGATCATCGCCGCGGTTTTTTTGTTATATGCCCTCACCGGTCCTAAGGGGACGTTTCACTTCAGCCTGCCTTCTTTTTTACAGCTCCATGCCGGGTTTACCTGGCCTCAGGCGGTAGGCCAGCTCTACCTGACTACCGAGGGGCTGTGGGGTACGCCTATCGGGGTCTCGGCTACGTTTGTGTTTTTGTTTGTGCTTTTCGGGGCGCTCTTGGATAAGGCCGGGGCCGGTCAGTTCCTGATCCAGATTGCCTACAGCTTGCTGGGAACCTTCCGGGGTGGCCCAGCCAAGGCCGCAGTGGTGGCCTCGGGGCTGCACGGTATGGTCTCGGGCTCCTCGGTTTCCAACGTGGTCACGGTGGGAACCCTAACCATCCCGCTGATGAAGCGGGTGGGTTACCCTGCCGAGACCGCTGGGGCCATCGAGGTAGCGGGGGGTTCCAACGGGCAGCTCATGCCCCCGGTGATGGGAGCGGCGGCTTTCATCATGGCCGAATACCTCTCCATCCCCTACAGCCAGCTCATCGTGTATGCCGCTGTGCCCGCGGTGTTGGCCTATGCCACCCTTTTCGTGGTGGTGCACCTCGAGGCCTTACGGCTGGGTCTCAAGGGGGTTCCGCGTTCGGAGTTGCCTGCCGCGGGGCCCATTCTGCGCAGCGGGTTCCATTACCTGATCCCCCTAGGCTATCTGATCTATAGCCTGGTGGTCGTCCACATGACCCCCGAGCGGGCTGCTTTTAACACCGTGCTGCTGATCGGCCTGTTGATTTTCCTACAGGAGGCCTGGCGGGCTTTGCGCGGCGGTCAGGGAGCGCTGCACGGCCTGCGACGGGGGGCGGGGCTGATTTTGGAGGGCCTCGAGGCGGCGGGGCGGGGCATGGTGGGGATTGCCTTGGCTACCGCCAGCGCGGGGATCATCGTAGGCGTAGTGACCATCACCGGAATCGGTTTCGGCCTTTCCGATATCGTTCAGGCCCTATCCATGGGCAATATCATTGCGGTACTGGTGATGACCCAGATCATCTGCCTGATCTTGGGGATGGGACTTCCCACCACCGCCAACTACATCGTCATGGCCAGCCTGGTGGTACCCGTGGTGCTCAACCTGGCGGAGAAATCTGGCCTCCAGGTACCTGCGGTGGCCGCCCACCTCTTCGTGTTTTACTTCGGCATCATGGCCGACTCTACCCCGCCCGTGGCGCTGGCGGCTTACGCCGCGAGTGCCATTGCCAAGTCAGATTTCTGGCGCACCGGGGTACAGGGCTTTATCTATGAAATGCGCACTGCCTTCTTGGCCTACATGTTCTTCTTCAATCCCAAGCTGCTATTGATCGGGGTGAACGGTTTCTTGGATGGGCTCGAGGTGGTGCTTTCGGGATTTGTGGGTATGGTCGCTTTCGCTTCGGGGGTGATGGGTTTCTTGCACCGCCCGCTGGGCCTGCTGCAGCGGCTTTTGTTGCTAGGAGCGGCAGTGGCTTTGGTGACCCCGGGCATCCAGAGTGACCTGGTCGGAGCCGGATTGTTGTTGTTGGTCTACATTTGGCAGCGGATGGCCTCGGCTCGAGCCGAGCTTCGGCAAGGCTCCAACTCCTAA